A genomic segment from Prosthecobacter fusiformis encodes:
- a CDS encoding DUF1501 domain-containing protein yields MKRRHFLQTAALAPFASMGVRASTTAPIPMGKAENCIFIWLGGGMCQIDTFDPKALGDPKANPKKAGSAYPSIETSVPGVRVCEHLPKTARQMEHVTAVRTVFHNVINEHAIATNFVHTGRPVSGNASYPSIGSIVAHQRGAANPKVPAYMLIGYPSPSRGPGFLGAKYGNIYLSDTKAGPSGFTRPEYVTSQRVSAREKLLKPLQERAAQDSSLADYEAAQREGLRLAGPEFMRNFNLDEESSDLRNAYGSEFGQRCLLARRLIQDGVRFIEVSHNLGFVNGTGWDTHNDGQLNQHLLIKDLDDALATLIADLKAHGILDKTLIAIGTEFGRPPEFDGGGGRGHQCTTFSMILAGGGLKHCGAYGVTDDLSKKIVENPVSTPDFHATIHAALGINPSHELMDASRPVPITDGGKPIAALFG; encoded by the coding sequence ATGAAACGCCGCCACTTCCTCCAAACTGCCGCCCTGGCTCCTTTTGCCTCCATGGGCGTTCGCGCCAGCACCACCGCGCCGATCCCAATGGGCAAGGCTGAGAATTGCATCTTCATCTGGTTAGGCGGCGGCATGTGCCAGATTGATACCTTTGATCCCAAGGCTCTCGGAGATCCCAAGGCCAATCCGAAAAAGGCAGGCTCTGCCTATCCATCCATCGAGACCTCCGTCCCAGGGGTGCGGGTGTGTGAGCACCTGCCCAAAACCGCACGCCAGATGGAGCACGTCACCGCTGTCCGTACCGTGTTTCACAATGTGATCAACGAGCACGCCATCGCCACAAACTTCGTCCATACAGGACGCCCAGTCAGTGGCAATGCTAGCTATCCCTCCATCGGCTCCATCGTCGCCCATCAGCGTGGCGCGGCAAATCCGAAGGTGCCCGCTTACATGCTCATCGGTTATCCCAGCCCCAGCCGTGGTCCTGGTTTCCTGGGGGCCAAATATGGCAATATTTACCTGTCGGACACCAAGGCAGGCCCCTCCGGCTTCACCCGTCCTGAGTATGTCACTTCTCAGCGCGTGAGCGCCCGCGAAAAACTCCTGAAACCTCTTCAGGAACGCGCCGCCCAGGATTCCTCCCTGGCGGATTACGAGGCCGCTCAGCGTGAAGGCCTGCGCCTGGCTGGTCCTGAGTTCATGCGCAATTTTAACCTCGACGAAGAATCCTCCGACCTCCGCAACGCCTACGGCAGCGAGTTCGGCCAGCGCTGCCTCCTGGCCCGTCGCCTCATTCAGGACGGTGTCCGGTTCATCGAAGTCTCGCACAACCTCGGCTTCGTCAATGGCACAGGCTGGGACACCCACAACGACGGCCAGCTGAACCAGCATCTGCTCATCAAGGACCTGGATGATGCCCTGGCGACCCTCATTGCGGACCTGAAGGCGCATGGCATTCTGGACAAGACCCTCATCGCCATCGGCACTGAATTCGGCCGCCCGCCGGAGTTCGATGGCGGCGGCGGTCGCGGTCACCAGTGCACCACCTTTAGCATGATCCTGGCCGGCGGTGGCCTGAAGCATTGCGGTGCCTATGGTGTCACAGATGACCTTTCCAAAAAGATCGTCGAAAATCCCGTCTCCACCCCGGATTTCCACGCCACCATCCATGCCGCCCTGGGCATCAACCCCTCCCATGAATTGATGGATGCCTCCCGTCCGGTGCCGATCACCGATGGCGGCAAGCCTATCGCAGCCCTTTTTGGCTGA
- a CDS encoding superoxide dismutase yields the protein MSLEQAPLPYPSAALEPHIDAATMDIHFGKHHVAYITNLTKALEGTKLSGDNVVKLITDLSKVPEASRMAVRNNGGGHVNHTWFWQWMAPAGSGATAPEGKLGEAIQSTFGSLDDFKKLFGEAGTKRFGSGWAWLIVKADGKLAVTSTPNQDNPLMKGVVPDTDLGTPILGLDVWEHAYYLKYQNKRPDYITAWWNVVNWDAVAKGYAAAKEA from the coding sequence ATCTCACTGGAGCAGGCACCCCTGCCATATCCCTCCGCCGCCCTGGAGCCGCACATTGATGCAGCTACGATGGACATTCACTTTGGCAAACATCACGTGGCCTACATCACCAACCTGACCAAGGCCCTGGAAGGAACCAAGCTCTCGGGTGACAACGTGGTGAAGCTCATCACTGACCTGTCTAAAGTGCCTGAGGCATCCCGCATGGCCGTGCGTAATAACGGCGGCGGTCACGTGAACCACACTTGGTTCTGGCAGTGGATGGCCCCTGCGGGCAGCGGAGCCACCGCCCCTGAAGGCAAGCTGGGCGAGGCAATCCAGAGCACCTTTGGCAGCCTGGATGATTTCAAAAAACTTTTCGGTGAAGCCGGCACGAAGCGCTTCGGCTCCGGCTGGGCCTGGCTGATCGTCAAGGCCGATGGCAAACTGGCCGTCACCTCCACGCCTAACCAGGACAATCCCCTCATGAAGGGCGTAGTGCCGGATACAGATCTGGGCACACCGATCCTGGGTCTGGATGTATGGGAGCACGCTTATTACCTGAAATATCAGAATAAGCGCCCGGACTACATCACCGCCTGGTGGAATGTGGTGAACTGGGATGCCGTGGCCAAGGGCTATGCCGCCGCCAAGGAAGCCTAA
- the trmB gene encoding tRNA (guanosine(46)-N7)-methyltransferase TrmB, whose product MSLFIPPHYFRELQPAEIFPDATRLLEVELGCGDGTFLVGMAAEHPDRDYLGVERMLGRVSKTSRKIDRKGLTNAKVMRLESGYTVGWLLPAASVTRLHLLCPDPWPKKKHAARRLVNQDEFLNGLARVLQPGGEFLLKTDDRVYYEDALASFAARPDFALLEWPEDAFFYPVTDFESHWLESGRTIHRARWQLKAA is encoded by the coding sequence ATGTCTCTCTTTATCCCGCCTCATTATTTTCGTGAACTTCAGCCAGCCGAGATTTTCCCAGATGCCACCCGCCTGCTGGAGGTGGAGCTGGGCTGTGGAGACGGCACCTTCCTGGTGGGCATGGCGGCAGAGCATCCTGACCGTGATTATCTAGGCGTGGAACGCATGCTCGGCCGCGTCTCCAAGACCAGCCGCAAGATCGACCGCAAGGGCCTCACCAATGCAAAAGTGATGCGCCTGGAGAGCGGCTACACCGTCGGCTGGCTGCTGCCTGCCGCCTCCGTGACCCGTCTGCATCTCCTGTGCCCGGATCCGTGGCCGAAAAAGAAACACGCGGCACGCCGCTTGGTGAACCAGGATGAATTCCTCAACGGCCTGGCGCGGGTGCTCCAGCCGGGAGGGGAATTTCTGCTCAAAACGGACGACCGCGTTTATTATGAAGACGCGCTGGCCAGCTTCGCCGCACGACCAGACTTTGCGCTTCTGGAATGGCCGGAAGACGCCTTCTTTTATCCCGTCACGGATTTTGAAAGTCACTGGTTAGAAAGTGGCCGGACCATCCACCGCGCACGCTGGCAATTGAAGGCTGCCTGA
- a CDS encoding type II toxin-antitoxin system RelE/ParE family toxin, translating into MNEFSQHPEVENEIEEIVIYLEGTGLWNADRFIERFRESLRGILQNPKSCHFVHESYRRSNLKQFPYAIIYRERKDDVHVIAVMHTKRHPDYWKTRIQDDHE; encoded by the coding sequence GTGAACGAATTCAGTCAGCATCCTGAAGTCGAGAATGAAATTGAAGAGATCGTTATTTACTTGGAGGGAACAGGTCTTTGGAATGCAGACAGGTTTATTGAGAGATTCCGCGAGAGCCTGCGCGGAATTCTCCAAAACCCAAAATCCTGTCATTTCGTCCATGAGAGTTACCGCCGCTCGAATCTGAAACAGTTCCCATACGCCATCATTTACCGCGAACGTAAAGATGACGTCCATGTAATAGCCGTGATGCATACTAAACGCCACCCGGACTACTGGAAGACCCGTATTCAGGACGACCACGAGTGA
- a CDS encoding DUF1553 domain-containing protein: protein MTRALSFLLFPGFLLAADVPDDAKDAAQNDSTPIPKVTPLVKWTFDAKEPGVLKGKASIDATGPQKPIYPGFPKGNKAAVFTGKDSYIQVREADLPETNLRFVQGETISIEAWVNAEELGNGKYVYLVGKGRNKAKGFTAENQNWALRLKGEDGEARPCFLFRSRNKAGAENYHRWVSKEGFSPGSGWHHIAVTYTFGKPETMKAYVDGKKTPGGVWDIAGKSTEPPVSDADDVMIGTGYGGGSGNTLNGALDEIAIYREILPEALLAQRYQFQPPPPAIDAKKLPKGQVLVQICEEGVPPKNSWPAMPPTASETYTLDVFGLSEVPQKYVETGVRGDRPIPYLLRAASVVNLPAGKHRLLVRGRSATRLHIDGKPFLDLPFARSDTGGHGRVAEQDVYLNLGPDFRFAPPGTQETWAEFETKGGEHLFVIESMIGGAVGSARKRPETGETVLAISYEGSENWELMSPGKTKVAYNDVGWTAYEKQQTARLTEMNAKRRAEVRAQHDGYWKKRREAAAEWLASAPAVKVPAPVKGYPVSNEVDLFLNAKIAAVSFQYSAAKKDGVNFYKEVMPILEANCFSCHQGSKTKGDLKLDSLADALKGGESDGPAIVPGKPEKSSLLARISTTDEDYIMPPKGHPLKKEQIDVIQRWISEGAVWPEMNVDRIEITALSDDLAFLRRVTLDTVGVVPTLEEISAFTADTSKDKRAKVIERLLSDKRWADKWMGYWQDALAENPNILNPTLNNTGPFRWYLHEALEDDRPMDLVVTELLQMKGSERFGGPAGFGTASGNDVPMAAKGTIISTAFLGVEMKCARCHDAPAHKSLQQDLFELAAMLQMKAVDVPKTSSVPMDKLHEGGRKPLIQVTLQPGTKVDPAWPFEEFAPASVADTLAQDPKDSRDRLATLITAPQNERFAQVIANRLWQQFMGRGIVEPVEDWEKGKPSHPELIQWLGREFVRGGYSMKNLSRIILSSHAYQRATDSKLTATSPLFASPAPRRLAAEQIVDALFAATGKPFRTEEVSLDIDGRRDMKSSISLGNPTRAWMLASTSNERDRPSLSLPRIQAVCDVLEAFGWRGSRQDPVSSRENSPNALQPAILSNGTVAVWLTRLSDDHGITSLALQDMPLDQLVDTLYLRLLTRKPTAAEREQYIAYLSEGYDSRMQEVSPPVSGPRYRTKYVSWTNHLDAEANALRMEEETAARAGDPPTERLKEEWRNRLEDVLWALLNAPEWVFAP from the coding sequence ATGACCCGCGCTCTTTCATTTCTTTTGTTTCCCGGCTTCCTGCTGGCCGCTGATGTCCCGGATGATGCCAAGGATGCCGCGCAGAATGACTCCACGCCTATCCCAAAGGTGACACCTCTGGTGAAGTGGACCTTTGACGCCAAAGAACCCGGCGTGCTGAAGGGCAAAGCCAGCATTGATGCCACTGGGCCGCAGAAGCCGATCTATCCTGGTTTTCCCAAAGGGAACAAAGCGGCCGTTTTTACGGGCAAAGACAGCTATATTCAAGTCCGCGAGGCCGACCTGCCAGAAACAAATCTGCGTTTTGTGCAAGGCGAGACGATCAGCATCGAGGCCTGGGTCAATGCTGAAGAACTGGGTAACGGCAAGTATGTCTATCTCGTCGGCAAAGGTCGTAACAAGGCCAAAGGCTTCACGGCCGAGAACCAGAACTGGGCGCTGCGCCTGAAGGGTGAAGATGGCGAAGCACGCCCCTGCTTCCTCTTCCGCAGCCGCAACAAAGCCGGTGCGGAAAATTATCACCGCTGGGTTTCCAAGGAAGGCTTCAGCCCCGGCTCCGGTTGGCATCACATCGCCGTGACCTACACCTTTGGGAAACCGGAGACGATGAAGGCCTATGTGGACGGCAAGAAGACCCCCGGTGGTGTCTGGGACATCGCAGGCAAGTCCACCGAACCGCCGGTGAGTGATGCCGATGATGTCATGATCGGCACCGGCTACGGCGGCGGTTCAGGCAATACCCTGAACGGTGCCCTGGATGAAATCGCCATCTATCGCGAGATCCTCCCGGAGGCCTTGCTGGCCCAGCGTTACCAGTTCCAGCCGCCACCACCAGCCATTGATGCCAAAAAACTGCCGAAGGGTCAGGTGCTGGTTCAGATTTGTGAAGAAGGCGTGCCGCCGAAAAACTCCTGGCCTGCCATGCCTCCGACGGCCAGCGAGACCTACACGCTGGATGTCTTTGGCCTGTCTGAAGTGCCGCAGAAGTATGTGGAAACAGGTGTGCGCGGTGACCGCCCCATCCCCTATCTCCTTCGTGCTGCCTCGGTGGTGAATCTGCCTGCGGGCAAGCATCGCCTGCTGGTGCGTGGTCGCAGTGCCACCCGTCTGCACATTGATGGCAAGCCGTTCCTGGACCTCCCCTTTGCCCGTTCGGATACCGGCGGTCATGGCCGTGTGGCTGAGCAGGATGTTTACCTGAACCTGGGCCCCGACTTCCGTTTTGCACCTCCTGGGACTCAGGAAACCTGGGCGGAGTTTGAAACCAAGGGTGGTGAGCATCTGTTCGTGATTGAAAGCATGATCGGTGGTGCTGTAGGCAGTGCCAGAAAGCGTCCTGAAACCGGTGAAACCGTGCTGGCCATTTCCTATGAAGGCAGTGAAAACTGGGAACTCATGAGCCCCGGTAAAACCAAGGTGGCCTACAATGACGTAGGCTGGACTGCCTATGAAAAGCAGCAGACAGCCCGCCTGACTGAGATGAACGCCAAGCGCCGTGCTGAGGTGCGTGCCCAGCATGATGGCTACTGGAAAAAGCGTCGTGAAGCCGCTGCCGAGTGGCTGGCCAGCGCCCCTGCTGTGAAAGTGCCCGCACCGGTGAAAGGCTATCCTGTCAGCAATGAAGTGGACCTTTTTCTCAATGCCAAAATCGCTGCCGTTTCCTTCCAGTATTCTGCCGCCAAGAAGGATGGAGTGAACTTCTACAAAGAGGTGATGCCCATCCTGGAAGCGAACTGCTTTAGCTGCCACCAGGGCAGCAAGACCAAGGGTGATTTGAAGCTCGACTCCCTGGCAGATGCGCTGAAAGGCGGCGAATCCGACGGCCCTGCGATCGTCCCCGGCAAGCCTGAAAAAAGCTCTTTGCTCGCCCGCATCAGCACCACCGATGAAGATTACATCATGCCTCCCAAGGGGCACCCGCTGAAGAAGGAACAGATTGACGTGATCCAGCGCTGGATCAGTGAAGGCGCCGTGTGGCCGGAGATGAATGTGGACCGCATCGAGATCACCGCCCTCAGCGATGACCTGGCCTTCCTGCGCCGTGTCACTCTGGATACCGTCGGCGTGGTGCCGACTCTGGAAGAAATCTCCGCCTTCACCGCAGACACCTCCAAGGACAAGCGCGCCAAAGTCATTGAACGCCTCCTTTCCGACAAACGCTGGGCCGACAAATGGATGGGCTACTGGCAGGATGCCCTGGCGGAAAATCCGAACATCCTGAATCCTACGCTGAACAACACTGGCCCCTTCCGCTGGTATCTGCATGAAGCCTTGGAGGACGACCGCCCCATGGACCTCGTGGTGACAGAACTCCTGCAAATGAAAGGCAGCGAGCGCTTCGGTGGCCCTGCCGGATTTGGCACCGCCTCCGGCAATGACGTGCCCATGGCGGCCAAAGGCACCATCATCAGCACCGCCTTCCTCGGTGTCGAAATGAAGTGCGCACGCTGCCATGATGCTCCTGCTCACAAGAGCCTGCAGCAGGACCTCTTCGAACTGGCCGCCATGCTGCAAATGAAAGCAGTGGACGTGCCCAAGACCAGCAGCGTGCCCATGGACAAGCTGCATGAAGGCGGCCGCAAGCCCCTCATCCAGGTCACTCTGCAACCAGGGACCAAAGTGGACCCCGCCTGGCCGTTTGAAGAATTTGCTCCAGCCTCCGTCGCCGATACGCTGGCCCAGGATCCCAAGGATTCCCGTGACCGCCTCGCCACCCTCATCACAGCTCCGCAGAATGAGCGCTTTGCCCAGGTCATCGCCAACCGCCTCTGGCAGCAGTTCATGGGGCGTGGCATTGTGGAGCCCGTGGAAGATTGGGAAAAGGGCAAGCCTTCTCATCCTGAACTCATCCAGTGGTTAGGCCGTGAGTTTGTGCGCGGTGGTTACAGCATGAAAAATCTCTCCCGCATCATCCTCAGTTCCCACGCCTATCAGCGTGCCACGGATTCGAAGCTCACGGCCACCAGCCCGCTCTTCGCCTCCCCGGCACCCCGCCGTCTGGCCGCCGAGCAGATCGTGGACGCTTTGTTTGCCGCCACCGGCAAGCCGTTCCGGACTGAGGAAGTCAGCCTGGACATCGATGGTCGCCGCGACATGAAGAGCTCCATTTCCCTGGGGAATCCTACCCGCGCCTGGATGCTGGCCAGCACCAGCAACGAGCGTGACCGCCCCAGCCTGAGCCTGCCCCGTATCCAGGCCGTGTGCGACGTGCTCGAGGCCTTCGGCTGGCGCGGTTCCCGTCAGGACCCGGTCAGCAGCCGTGAAAATTCCCCGAATGCGCTGCAGCCTGCCATCTTGAGCAACGGCACCGTCGCTGTCTGGCTCACCCGTCTGAGCGATGACCACGGCATCACCAGCTTGGCATTGCAAGACATGCCGTTAGACCAGCTCGTGGATACGCTCTACCTGCGCCTGCTGACCCGCAAGCCGACCGCTGCCGAGCGTGAGCAATACATCGCCTACCTCAGTGAAGGGTATGACTCCCGCATGCAGGAAGTCTCCCCGCCAGTGTCTGGTCCGCGCTACCGCACCAAATACGTCTCCTGGACTAACCATCTGGATGCAGAAGCCAATGCCCTGCGCATGGAGGAAGAAACCGCCGCCCGCGCGGGTGATCCCCCAACGGAACGCCTCAAAGAAGAATGGCGCAACCGCCTCGAAGACGTCCTCTGGGCCCTCCTCAACGCCCCCGAATGGGTCTTTGCACCTTGA
- a CDS encoding YkvA family protein yields the protein MPASDTQHDIDIAKVSQRSKDIEDKLPKLKHWTEQGKIILEMVKDYWAGRYREVPYWVISASALAMLYVLNPADVIPDVILGVGYLDDATVVAFCLKLIDRELEKYKAWQAAQKTGQGNGVIVDV from the coding sequence ATGCCAGCGTCCGATACCCAGCACGATATAGACATCGCCAAGGTCAGCCAGCGTTCCAAAGACATTGAGGACAAGCTGCCGAAGCTGAAACATTGGACGGAGCAGGGAAAGATCATCCTGGAGATGGTGAAGGATTACTGGGCAGGGCGTTATCGCGAGGTGCCGTATTGGGTCATCAGTGCCAGTGCCCTGGCCATGCTGTATGTGCTCAACCCTGCGGACGTGATCCCTGATGTGATCCTGGGCGTGGGGTATCTGGATGATGCCACCGTGGTGGCTTTTTGCCTGAAGCTCATTGATCGAGAGCTGGAAAAATACAAGGCATGGCAGGCGGCACAGAAGACCGGTCAGGGGAATGGCGTCATTGTGGACGTGTGA
- a CDS encoding ABC transporter substrate-binding protein yields the protein MSDVTAPPFHKRWRKELAIVGALLVTLLAPFLLKPAQPASSASASRRLVIVTPHPERLRAEFGQAFVRHWKEKTGETVAMDWRVPGGTSEIAVMLKSEYSAAFQQYWTRKLGKEWTSATAQNFMNAKAPADDPARQAFLKSRVGIGMDVFFGGGAYDLQIQAESGTLVAENEPGTGIAELKKTHPEWFSDKGIPEMVSGEPFRDPKDRWVASCLSSFGIVFNRDVLKRLGIEKEPSQWRDLADPRLFGQLALADPGRSGTVTKAFEMLIQQEMQEAITRLTQNPGNLKTPQEIESAGIHEGWSKGLNLIQRISANSRYFADSSSKIPLDVARGDAAAGMCIDYYGRSTEEETRRPDGTSRVRFIMPVGGSSVSVDPIGMFRGAPESELATAFIEFVLSDAGQKVWSYRAGTPGGPVRSALRRLAARKDFYTPEHQAHMSDPAELPYEQAKAFTYHPEWTAAAFSTLRFLIRVMCVDTHLEQKEAWQALVRSGMPPRATQTFEELNNVRYDTAIGSITQVVRSRDKVAETRLARTLGDAFRNNYELARHLAGKGE from the coding sequence ATGTCCGACGTAACCGCCCCTCCTTTTCATAAACGCTGGCGCAAGGAGCTCGCCATCGTCGGGGCATTGCTGGTCACCCTGCTCGCGCCCTTTCTGCTGAAACCTGCGCAGCCCGCCTCCTCCGCCAGCGCCAGCCGCAGGTTGGTCATCGTCACCCCGCATCCCGAGCGGCTGCGGGCGGAATTTGGCCAGGCCTTTGTCCGGCATTGGAAGGAAAAGACGGGTGAAACCGTGGCCATGGACTGGCGGGTACCCGGCGGGACGTCCGAAATCGCCGTCATGCTGAAGTCCGAATACAGCGCCGCCTTTCAGCAATACTGGACGCGCAAACTGGGCAAGGAGTGGACCTCGGCGACGGCGCAAAATTTCATGAATGCCAAAGCACCGGCGGATGATCCGGCGCGCCAGGCTTTCCTAAAATCCCGCGTCGGCATCGGCATGGATGTCTTCTTCGGCGGCGGGGCCTATGACCTCCAAATCCAGGCGGAATCAGGAACCCTCGTAGCCGAAAACGAGCCCGGCACCGGCATCGCCGAGCTGAAGAAAACACACCCCGAATGGTTCAGTGACAAAGGCATCCCGGAGATGGTCAGTGGCGAGCCTTTCCGCGATCCAAAAGACCGCTGGGTGGCGAGCTGCCTGTCCAGCTTTGGCATCGTCTTTAACCGGGATGTACTCAAGCGCTTGGGCATCGAAAAAGAACCCTCCCAGTGGCGTGATCTGGCAGACCCGCGCCTCTTTGGCCAATTGGCCCTAGCCGATCCTGGCCGCAGCGGCACCGTCACCAAGGCTTTCGAAATGCTCATCCAGCAGGAAATGCAGGAGGCCATCACCCGACTGACTCAAAATCCGGGAAATCTAAAAACGCCGCAAGAGATCGAAAGCGCCGGCATTCACGAAGGCTGGAGCAAGGGCCTCAACCTGATCCAGCGCATCAGTGCCAATTCACGCTACTTTGCCGACAGCTCCAGCAAGATCCCCCTGGATGTGGCACGCGGCGATGCTGCAGCGGGCATGTGCATTGATTATTACGGGCGCTCCACGGAGGAGGAAACAAGGAGGCCCGATGGCACCTCACGGGTGCGTTTCATCATGCCAGTTGGAGGCAGTTCCGTCAGCGTCGATCCCATTGGCATGTTTCGCGGTGCGCCCGAGTCAGAATTGGCCACCGCATTCATCGAGTTCGTGCTCAGCGATGCCGGGCAGAAGGTCTGGTCCTACCGTGCAGGCACACCCGGCGGCCCGGTCCGCAGCGCGTTACGCCGCCTCGCCGCACGGAAGGATTTTTATACCCCGGAGCATCAGGCGCACATGAGTGATCCCGCTGAGCTGCCGTATGAACAGGCCAAAGCCTTCACCTACCATCCAGAGTGGACTGCCGCCGCCTTCAGCACCCTGCGTTTCCTCATCCGCGTGATGTGTGTGGATACCCATCTGGAGCAAAAAGAGGCCTGGCAGGCCCTCGTCCGCTCAGGGATGCCTCCGCGCGCCACACAGACCTTTGAGGAACTGAACAACGTCCGGTACGATACCGCCATCGGCTCCATCACCCAAGTCGTCCGCTCCCGTGATAAAGTGGCTGAAACCCGCCTCGCCCGGACTTTGGGCGATGCTTTCCGCAATAACTACGAGCTGGCCCGTCACCTGGCAGGCAAGGGAGAATAA
- a CDS encoding DUF1501 domain-containing protein translates to MKALDPTAHALSVNRRAFLTQSAYGLGGMALAGLAQQAQGGVAGAMLKPHLPVKAKRVIFLCMAGGPSHLETFDWKPKLKELDGKPFPESFTKGQQLAQLQGAELTARGAFCDFKKWGQSGQEISELFPNIGSMADDLCIVRSMQTEQINHDTAHAFMNTGSIIKGRPSMGSWLLYGLGCETSDLPGFVVLTSAGKSGQQPVSARQWSAGILPSKYQGIQFQAKGQPVHYLGSPDGVCQSTQRQVVEEVQRLNGMLAEEKLDPEIQTRIAQYEMAFKMQASVPDLTDVKSEPQHILDMYGVKEPGDGSFASNCLLARRMAERGVRMIQLYHRAWDHHGGIVDGMKSAALDVDRATAGLIKDLKQRGMLDDTLILWGGEFGRTPMGQGTGRDHHILAFNVFMAGGGVKPGFSYGATDELGYRAVEDVVHVHDLHTTMLHLLGIDHKRLTVKYQGLDVRLTGVAGNLVKKLIA, encoded by the coding sequence ATGAAAGCTCTCGATCCCACAGCCCATGCCTTGAGTGTGAACCGCCGTGCGTTTTTGACGCAGTCGGCCTATGGGCTGGGCGGCATGGCCTTGGCGGGACTTGCTCAACAAGCCCAGGGCGGAGTGGCCGGAGCGATGCTGAAGCCACATCTGCCAGTGAAGGCGAAGCGGGTTATTTTTCTCTGCATGGCGGGCGGGCCATCGCATCTGGAAACGTTCGATTGGAAGCCGAAGCTGAAGGAGCTGGATGGCAAGCCCTTCCCGGAATCGTTTACCAAAGGCCAGCAACTGGCCCAGCTCCAGGGTGCGGAATTGACCGCACGCGGTGCCTTTTGCGACTTCAAGAAATGGGGCCAGAGCGGCCAGGAGATCTCGGAGCTGTTTCCCAACATCGGCAGCATGGCTGATGATCTATGCATCGTCCGCTCCATGCAGACGGAGCAGATCAACCATGACACGGCTCATGCCTTCATGAACACTGGCAGCATCATTAAAGGAAGGCCCAGCATGGGCTCCTGGCTGCTGTATGGTCTGGGCTGTGAGACCAGTGATCTGCCGGGGTTTGTAGTACTGACTTCCGCCGGTAAATCCGGACAGCAACCGGTATCCGCCCGGCAGTGGTCGGCGGGTATTCTGCCCAGCAAGTATCAGGGTATCCAGTTCCAGGCCAAAGGCCAGCCGGTGCATTATCTAGGCAGTCCAGACGGTGTCTGCCAGAGCACCCAGCGGCAGGTGGTGGAGGAAGTGCAGCGCCTGAATGGCATGTTGGCGGAGGAAAAGCTGGACCCAGAAATCCAGACCCGCATCGCCCAGTATGAAATGGCTTTTAAAATGCAGGCCAGTGTGCCGGACCTGACGGATGTGAAAAGCGAGCCGCAGCACATCCTGGATATGTATGGTGTGAAAGAGCCGGGGGATGGCAGCTTCGCGTCCAACTGTTTGTTAGCCCGCCGGATGGCGGAGCGCGGTGTGCGCATGATCCAGCTCTACCATCGTGCCTGGGATCACCATGGCGGCATTGTGGATGGAATGAAATCCGCCGCTCTGGATGTGGACCGTGCCACGGCGGGCCTGATCAAAGACCTCAAACAGCGCGGCATGCTGGATGATACGCTCATCCTGTGGGGTGGGGAATTTGGCCGTACGCCGATGGGGCAGGGGACGGGACGTGACCACCACATCCTGGCCTTCAATGTCTTCATGGCCGGGGGCGGGGTGAAGCCAGGTTTCAGCTACGGAGCCACGGATGAGCTGGGCTATCGCGCTGTGGAGGATGTCGTGCATGTGCACGATCTGCACACCACCATGCTGCATCTGCTGGGCATTGATCACAAACGCCTGACGGTTAAATATCAAGGTCTGGACGTCCGCCTGACGGGAGTAGCAGGAAATCTGGTGAAGAAGCTGATCGCCTGA
- a CDS encoding addiction module protein yields MTAAAESLMGTLLTLPEEDRLEIAERLQDSFSGVPADEVLTDDMKATLDRRWDEIVSGRVQCEDAFAVLDRIERRHRERIQSAS; encoded by the coding sequence ATGACCGCCGCTGCTGAATCTTTGATGGGCACTCTGCTGACACTGCCGGAAGAAGACCGCTTGGAAATTGCCGAGCGTCTTCAAGACAGTTTTTCCGGCGTGCCTGCCGATGAAGTGCTCACCGACGATATGAAAGCCACCCTGGACCGCCGCTGGGACGAGATCGTAAGCGGCAGGGTGCAGTGTGAGGATGCTTTTGCTGTGCTTGACCGCATTGAAAGGAGGCATCGTGAACGAATTCAGTCAGCATCCTGA